Proteins co-encoded in one Aspergillus fumigatus Af293 chromosome 6, whole genome shotgun sequence genomic window:
- a CDS encoding putative MFS alpha-glucoside transporter — MESARAPEKSPAVEHVEATDDAPAKGDAAVDAATRGQAMTGYEHLSVMETIKTFKLASLVCVAMAFSAATDGYQIGINASVIANKGFVARFATEKSQNGSPALASSILSAWSSIMSCGQIVGMASLPFLSSRYGRKIAMYTYWLILVGSVIAECTTRSWQGWLVAKLLAGIGVGCVQSTVPAYISEVAPTRIRGALLMAYSFWWTLGSFFAQVALQHLSRSDPTDYLTPVYTQWAQLGVMLLIYLLVPETPAWCVSAGKLDRAKKELLKLHRGVKDYDADHQLQVLVLAIEHERAVAIEQRREKWYAIFRGTDGLRTIISLWTNLSQQFIGLTLFGSFGTYFFQQAGIDDPFRVKVITSSIQIGTVLVLVAVVDFVGRRYLACGGTTLSWLSCVAIGIIGVTPRVKASTYIFVMFACFWNVGLAANGATGWGYIGEISSQRLRPYTAGFGAATTCVVGVLMNVLVPYMTNANEWNWGLKTGWFYAGVGFPFALGMWFLIPETAGRSSAELDELFERGIKPWRFHKTQTATQRLVQENKGEEQ; from the exons ATGGAGTCCGCACGCGCCCCAGAAAAATCCCCAGCCGTTGAGCATGTCGAAGCAACCGATGACGCGCCCGCCAAAGGGGACGCAGCAGTGGATGCAGCAACAAGAGGGCAGGCCATGACAGGATACGAGCATCTGAGTGTTATGGAAACGATCAAGACATTCAAGCTGGCCAGCCTCGTATGTGTGGCTATGGCCTTCAGTGCCGCTACGGACGGATATCAGATTGG TATCAACGCCAGCGTCATCGCCAACAAGGGCTTCGTGGCTCGTTTCGCCACGGAGAAATCGCAAAATGGTTCTCCCGCACTCGCCTCCTCGATCCTCAGCGCTTGGAGCTCAATCATGTCCTGCGGTCAAATCGTAGGCATGGCAAGCTTGCCATTCTTGTCGAGTCGATACGGAAGGAAAATCGCCATGTATACCTACTGGTTAATCTTGGTCGGTAGCGTGATTGCCGAGTGCACCACACGGTCATGGCAGGGTTGGTTGGTGGCCAAACTCCTGGCCGGAATTGGAGTGGGATGCGTTCAGTCCACCGTGCCAGCATACATATCAGAGGTGGCCCCAACACGCATTCGTGGTGCCTTGTTGATGGCATATAGTTTCTGGTGGACTCTAGGCTCCTTCTTCGCCCAGGTAGCGCTGCAACATCTCTCACGGAGTGACCCGACGGATTACCTCACTCCGGTCTACACCCAGTGGGCCCAGCTCGGCGTCATGTTGCTCATCTATCTCCTGGTTCCGGAGACACCTGCATGGTGTGTCAGCGCCGGCAAGCTTGACAGAGCCAAAAAGGAGCTGTTGAAGCTCCATCGAGGAGTCAAGGACTACGACGCCGACCATCAGCTACAGGTCCTGGTCCTGGCGATAGAACACGAGCGTGCCGTGGCAATTGAGCAGCGCCGCGAGAAATGGTACGCCATCTTCCGGGGAACCGACGGATTACGAACGATCATCTCCCTCTGGACGAATCTCTCGCAGCAATTCATTGGCCTCACCCTGTTCGGGTCGTTTGGCACGTATTTCTTCCAGCAGGCCGGGATTGATGACCCGTTCAGAGTCAAGGTCATTACCTCGTCCATTCAGATCGGCACGGTGTTGGTACTGGTGGCCGTCGTGGACTTTGTAGGACGGAGGTATCTCGCATGTGGTGGGACCACGCTCTCGTGGCTGTCCTGCGTCGCCATCGGAATCATAGGGGTCACACCGCGGGTGAAGGCCTCTACATATATCTTCGTCATGTTTGCCTGTTTCTGGA ATGTCGGTCTGGCCGCAAATGGAGCCACCGGATGGGGATATATCGGCGAGATCTCCTCCCAGCGTCTGCGCCCGTATACCGCCGGCTTCGGTGCCGCAACTACCTGCGTGGTGGGGGTTTTGATGAACGTCCTAGTCCCTTACATGACTAACGCCAACGAATGGAATTGGGGCCTCAAGACGGGCTGGTTCTACGCGGGTGTCGGCTTTCCCTTTGCCCTGGGGATGTGGTTTCTGATTCCTGAGACTGCTGG ACGTTCCTCTGCGGAACTGGATGAGTTGTTTGAGAGAGGAATCAAGCCGTGGAGATTCCATAAGACGCAGACCGCGACTCAGCGCCTTGTTCAGGAAAATAAGGGCGAGGAACAGTAG
- a CDS encoding glycoside hydrolase family 1 protein: MSRLLASLHSRHFHTEHNFQVQDTMTDKMNVNMFKAEDPLCQPSSSPEPPYDPLPPVEELPLPSSFEWGTATAAYQIEGAPSVDGKGPSIWDTFTHLVPSRTNGENGDIACDHYNRMLEDVNLMCSYGVDGYRFSIAWTRIIPLGGRDDPINEAGIAFYNRLIDALLACNIEPVVTLYHWDAPQRLSDRYGAFLNTAEFVADFAHFARLCFARFGDRVKRWVTFNEPYVIAIFGHHSGVLAPGRSTATGGDSRTEPWRVGHSLILAHAAAVQIYSEEFQSQDGSISIVLNGHYYEPWDSSSQSDQEAAQRRLEFYIGWFGDPIFLGRDYPPAMRKQLGARLPSFTPRELDQLQNLGPLNAFYGMNHYSTKFARALADPPADDDCTGNVAELPTNSQRRAIGPVSGMSWLRVAPGGFRKLLNWVWNRYKRPIIVTENGCPCPGENQMSLEEAVNDEFRITYFGLYFDAISRAIYEDGVPVEGYYVWSLMDNFGKFLPPPTDSIV, encoded by the coding sequence ATGTCCAGACTTCTGGCTAGCCTACATTCGCGACACTTTCACACTGAGCACAACTTCCAAGTCCAAGACACGATGACCGATAAAATGAACGTCAACATGTTCAAAGCAGAGGATCCCCTCTGTCAACCGTCTTCCTCGCCCGAGCCCCCCTACGATCCTCTCCCACCCGTTGAAGAGCTCCCCCTCCCATCAAGCTTTGAATGGggaacagcaacagcagcctaCCAAATCGAAGGCGCTCCCTCGGTGGACGGAAAAGGCCCGTCAATCTGGGACACGTTCACCCATCTTGTTCCATCCCGGACCAATGGCGAGAACGGTGACATAGCCTGCGACCACTATAACCGCATGCTCGAGGACGTCAACCTTATGTGCTCCTACGGCGTCGATGGGTATCGATTCTCCATCGCCTGGACACGAATCATACCCCTCGGTGGACGGGATGATCCCATTAACGAGGCAGGAATAGCCTTCTATAACCGACTCATCGACGCTCTGTTAGCATGCAACATCGAACCGGTGGTAACGCTCTATCACTGGGATGCTCCGCAGAGGCTCAGCGACCGATACGGCGCCTTCTTAAACACAGCCGAATTCGTGGCTGATTTCGCACACTTTGCACGCCTTTGTTTCGCCAGGTTTGGGGACAGGGTCAAGAGATGGGTTACGTTTAACGAGCCTTATGTCATCGCGATCTTTGGGCATCATAGTGGTGTTCTTGCGCCGGGACGGAGCACTGCCACTGGGGGTGATTCCCGTACAGAGCCGTGGAGAGTCGGGCATAGCCTGATCCTCGCTCATGCCGCTGCGGTACAGATCTACTCTGAGGAGTTTCAGTCGCAGGATGGGAGCATCTCGATCGTGCTGAACGGGCACTATTACGAGCCATGGGACTCGTCTAGCCAGAGTGACCAGGAGGCCGCGCAGCGCCGTCTTGAGTTTTACATTGGGTGGTTTGGCGACcccatcttccttggccgGGATTATCCACCGGCCATGCGAAAGCAATTGGGCGCTCGATTGCCGTCCTTTACTCCCAGGGAGCTGGACCAGCTGCAAAATCTCGGCCCGCTCAACGCCTTCTACGGAATGAACCACTACTCCACCAAATTCGCCAGGGCTCTCGCCGACCCCCCGGCGGACGACGACTGCACGGGAAACGTGGCAGAACTCCCCACAAACTCCCAAAGAAGGGCAATTGGCCCCGTCTCAGGGATGTCCTGGCTGCGGGTTGCGCCTGGGGGGTTCCGAAAACTCTTGAACTGGGTGTGGAATAGGTACAAGCGGCCTATCATTGTTACAGAGAATGGATGTCCCTGTCCGGGGGAGAACCAGATGTCCCTGGAGGAGGCAGTGAATGATGAGTTCCGGATTACATATTTTGGGCTGTATTTCGATGCCATTTCACGAGCCATCTATGAGGATGGGGTGCCGGTTGAGGGGTACTATGTGTGGAGTTTGATGGATAACTTTGGTAAGTTCTTGCCCCCACCCACTGATTCCATTGTTTGA
- the abfB gene encoding alpha-L-arabinofuranosidase B has translation MLPQLSIERASVFALGLIATGSLVVAGPCDIYSAGGTPCVAAHSTTRALYSSYSGPLYQVKRGSDGATADIAPLSAGGVANAAAQDSFCDGTTCLITIIYDQSGRGNHLTQAPPGGFSGPESNGYDNLASAIGAPVTLNGQKAYGVFISPGTGYRNNAASGTATGDAPEGMYAVLDGTHYNDACCFDYGNAETSSRDTGNGHMEAIYFGDNTIWGTGSGSGPWIMADLENGLFSGSSPDNNSGDPSISYRFLTAVVKGKQNQWAIRGANAASGSLSTFYNGARPSVSGYNPMSKEGAIILGIGGDNSNGAQGTFYEGVMTSGYPSDATENSVQANIVAAKYATASLTSGPKLTVGSSISLQATTPGYTTRYIAHSGSTVNTQVVSSSSSTTLKQQASWTVRTGLANSDCFSFESRDTPGSFLRHYNFVLQLSANDGTKQFHEDATFCPQAGLNGQGNSIRSWNYPTRYFRHYNNVLYAASNGGVHTFDATSSFNNDVSWVISTGFA, from the coding sequence ATGCTCCCACAACTAAGCATTGAACGTGCCAGCGTGTTTGCTCTTGGCTTGATCGCCACAGGCTCACTTGTCGTTGCAGGGCCATGTGACATCTACTCTGCTGGTGGCACGCCCTGTGTCGCCGCCCACAGCACCACTCGCGCCCTGTATAGCAGCTACAGTGGCCCACTCTACCAGGTAAAGCGCGGCTCCGATGGCGCTACAGCTGACATTGCCCCTCTTTCTGCCGGCGGTGTCGCGAATGCCGCCGCACAAGACTCCTTCTGTGATGGCACTACCTGCCTCATCACTATCATTTATGACCAGTCCGGCCGCGGTAATCACCTCACCCAGGCTCCGCCAGGTGGCTTCAGTGGCCCGGAATCTAATGGCTACGACAACCTGGCTAGCGCGATTGGAGCACCCGTCACGCTGAATGGTCAGAAGGCGTATGGTGTCTTCATCTCGCCCGGCACTGGCTACCGCAACAACGCCGCCAGCGGCACGGCTACAGGCGACGCACCTGAGGGCATGTACGCGGTCCTTGATGGGACACACTACAATGATGCCTGCTGCTTCGACTATGGCAATGCTGAGACCAGCAGTCGCGATACTGGCAATGGCCACATGGAGGCCATCTACTTTGGTGACAACACTATTTGGGGCACTGGCTCCGGCAGCGGCCCTTGGATCATGGCCGATCTTGAGAACGGCCTGTTCTCTGGCTCCAGCCCTGATAACAACTCTGGCGACCCATCGATCTCCTACCGGTTTCTCACTGCTGTTGTCAAGGGGAAGCAAAACCAGTGGGCTATCCGCGGCGCCAATGCTGCGTCCGGCTCGTTATCGACATTCTACAATGGTGCTCGCCCAAGCGTGTCTGGCTACAATCCAATGAGCAAAGAGGGCGCCATCATTCTTGGCATCGGCGGCGACAACAGCAACGGTGCCCAGGGCACATTCTATGAGGGCGTGATGACCTCCGGCTATCCGTCCGACGCCACCGAGAACTCGGTGCAGGCCAACATTGTCGCAGCCAAATACGCCACCGCATCGCTGACTAGCGGCCCCAAGCTCACTGTCGGTTCCTCGATCTCTTTGCAGGCCACCACACCTGGCTATACAACGCGCTACATTGCACACTCCGGCTCTACCGTCAACACCCAGGTCGTCTCATCGTCCAGCTCTACTACCCTCAAGCAGCAAGCCAGCTGGACGGTTCGTACCGGCCTTGCCAATAGCGACTGCTTCTCATTTGAGTCCAGAGACACCCCCGGTAGCTTCTTACGGCACTACAACTTCGTGCTCCAACTCAGTGCCAACGACGGCACAAAGCAGTTCCATGAAGACGCCACGTTCTGTCCGCAAGCGGGCCTCAACGGCCAGGGCAATTCAATCCGGTCGTGGAACTATCCCACTCGCTATTTCCGCCACTACAACAACGTTCTCTACGCCGCGAGCAACGGCGGCGTTCACACGTTCGACGCCACCTCCTCGTTCAACAACGATGTGAGCTGGGTAATCAGCACTGGCTTTGCCTGA
- a CDS encoding alpha-L-rhamnosidase, which produces MTRITNVQFEHYHPPNTIGVEETRPRISWQFRDYPPSFQQDAFEIEVSEVAWNSQVTVLSSTRQSSPSSYLVPWPHSQPLISRQQVSIRVRAWDPDGHDTEWSEPASLEVGLLNPSDWQCERIAAPWGPGTSKPDTEQLYRREFKLADSFVKARLYITAQGVYEAEINGRRVGDHFLAPGWTTYDGRLQYQTYDITDYLSTGDNCIGVRVAEGWFSGRIGFEGGHRNIWGSHPALLVQLEVTLKDGGLQIITSDGSWSVTRGPIRLAEIYDGEKYDATKEIPGWSSAGISQDAAGWSTVLVMPRLPDSVKLTAGFGEPVRRIEALKPVSKMVSPSGRIILDFGQNLVGYVKLNNIKGPTGHKVVLSHAEILENGELCTRPLRICKAVDEYTLRGDDQGEDYAPRFTFHGFRYAQIDNWPWGQLEASPEAIVCHTDMKLVGKFSCSYSLLNQLYQNIVWSMRGNFFSVPTDCPQRDERLGWSGDLALFAPTALLIYDCFSFLKNWLIDVAYDQNVLGGVPAMVTPNATLPDPVWCRRVPCAIWHDVTILAPWALYEETGDESILAQQYNSMLTWMRKVPLNNTGATHLWDTSVFNLGDWLDPTAPPNPPWKGTTDAKLVANAFLIRSLDLMCKISRILGQDTDTSRFVRWSESSRKEFQDEYVTANGRIVSDSQTAYALAICFDLLKPSQRNHAGGRLAYLVRKNEFKIGTGFAGTPYVCEALALTGNIQLAYAMLLEERCPSWLYPVTMGATTVWERWDSMLADGSVNPGEMTSFNHYAFGAIAKFLYERVAGLQRVEPGWKRSCVAPGIGAELSSAAAEHLTPFGLLSCSWRTEKTRDGSERLRLEVSVPYSTTCDVILPDGDGEKRETIGQGDWVFETTFTRSYEWPVEPLPPKS; this is translated from the exons ATGACGCGCATTACCAACGTGCAGTTTGAGCACTATCACCCTCCTAACACCATCGGAGTGGAGGAAACTCGTCCGCGGATATCCTGGCAGTTCCGGGATTACCCACCTAGTTTCCAACAGGATGCATTCGAGATTGAAGTCTCAGAGGTGGCTTGGAATTCACAGGTCACTGTTCTTTCCTCTACCAGGCAGTCATCGCCCTCATCGTATCTCGTCCCCTGGCCACATTCTCAGCCTTTGATCTCCCGACAACAGGTGTCTATCCGGGTCAGAGCCTGGGATCCAGATGGGCATGACACGGAATGGAGTGAGCCCGCGTCTCTAGAAGTTGGCCTGCTTAATCCGAGTGATTGGCAGTGTGAGCGCATCGCGGCTCCATGGGGCCCAGGTACTTCCAAGCCTGACACGGAGCAGCTATATCGCAGGGAATTCAAGCTCGCGGATTCTTTTGTCAAAGCCCGTCTCTATATCACCGCACAGGGCGTGTACGAAGCGGAGATCAACGGACGCCGTGTGGGCGACCACTTCCTCGCTCCCGGGTGGACAACATATGATGGGAGACTGCAGTACCAAACCTACGACATCACGGATTATCTCTCGACTGGGGACAACTGTATCGGGGTTCGTGTGGCAGAGGGATGGTTTTCTGGTCGCATTGGTTTTGAAGGTGGGCATCGCAATATCTGGGGCTCCCATCCGGCGCTGCTGGTGCAGCTGGAGGTGACATTGAAGGATGGAGGGCTGCAGATTATTACATCAGACGGCTCTTGGAGCGTCACACGAGGGCCTATCCGGCTGGCCGAGATCTATGATGGGGAAAAGTATGACGCTACTAAGGAAATTCCCGGTTGGTCCTCGGCTGGGATCTCTCAAGATGCTGCTGGCTGGTCTACTGTTCTTGTAATGCCACGTTTACCCGACTCTGTCAAGCTCACAGCCGGATTTGGAGAGCCTGTCCGACGGATTGAAGCACTGAAGCCAGTGTCTAAGATGGTTAGCCCATCTGGAAGGATCATTCTCGACTTTGGCCAAAACCTAGTGGGTTATGTCAAGCTAAACAACATCAAGGGTCCCACTGGGCACAAGGTAGTTCTATCTCATGCCGAAATACTCGAAAATGGGGAGCTCTGCACTAGACCGCTCCGAATTTGCAAGGCTGTCGATGAATACACGCTCAGGGGCGACGATCAAGGCGAGGACTATGCCCCGAGATTTACCTTCCACGGATTCCGCTACGCACAGATAGACAACTGGCCTTGGGGGCAACTGGAGGCCTCCCCTGAAGCAATCGTTTGCCACACAGATATGAAGCTCGTGGGGAAATTCTCCTGTTCCTATTCGCTACTCAACCAGCTGTACCAGAATATAGTCTGGAGCATGCGCGGGAACTTCTTCTCCGTGCCCACGGACTGTCCCCAGCGTGATGAACGACTGGGTTGGTCGGGGGATCTGGCATTATTCGCCCCTACGGCGCTGCTCATCTACGACTGTTTCAGCTTCCTAAAGAACTGGCTAATCGATGTTGCATATGACCAGAATGTTCTGGGTGGAGTGCCAGCGATGGTCACGCCTAATGCAACGCTTCCCGACCCAGTCTGGTGTCGGCGCGTCCCTTGTGCCATCTGGCATGATGTTACAATTCTCGCGCCTTGGGCGTTGTACGAGGAGACAGGGGACGAGAGTATTCTCGCGCAGCAGTATAACAGTATGTTGACTTGGATGCGGAAGGTGCCCCTGAATAACACTGGAGCTACGCACTTGTGGGACACAAGTGTTTTCAACCTTGGG GACTGGCTGGATCCTACTGCACCCCCCAACCCCCCGTGGAAGGGTACCACAGACGCGAAACTGGTCGCAAACGCCTTTCTCATCCGTAGCCTGGACTTGATGTGCAAGATCTCTCGGATTCTTGGGCAAGATACTGATACATCGCGCTTCGTACGCTGGTCCGAGTCATCACGGAAAGAATTTCAAGACGAGTATGTGACTGCAAATGGACGCATCGTCTCCGACTCCCAGACTGCATACGCCTTGGCCATCTGCTTTGACTTGTTGAAACCTAGTCAAAGAAATCATGCTGGCGGCCGGCTAGCATATCTAGTTCGTAAGAACGAGTTTAAGATCGGGACTGGCTTTGCTGGAACCCCGTACGTCTGTGAAGCACTGGCCTTGACTGGGAATATCCAGCTCGCGTATGCCATGCTCCTTGAGGAGAGATGCCCGTCCTGGCTATACCCGGTTACCATGGGTGCGACTACGGTCTGGGAGCGGTGGGATAGTATGCTTGCTGATGGATCGGTTAATCCTGGTGAAATGACCTCGTTTAATCACTACGCCTTTGGCGCGATTGCGAAGTTCCTGTATGAACGGGTTGCCGGGCTGCAACGGGTTGAGCCTGGTTGGAAAAGGTCCTGTGTTGCTCCTGGAATTGGAGCGGAACTCTCgagtgctgctgctgagcatctcACGCCGTTCGGGTTGCTGTCGTGTTCATGGAGGACGGAGAAGACTAGGGACGGTTCTGAGAGGTTGAGGTTGGAAGTGTCGGTTCCATATAGTACGACCTGCGATGTTATTCTTCCTGACGGCGatggggagaagagggagactATTGGTCAAGGGGATTGGGTCTTCGAGACGACCTTCACTCGAAGCTACGAGTGGCCTGTTGAGCCTTTACCACCAAAGTCGTGA
- a CDS encoding MDR family MFS transporter has translation MGNQPIVKGNYVPHCGASETSPFYMLPDFKPTSSPLPFSKRLLPKNLQNSMMEVASETTHPAGVNTDMTDTTEAQTAIRYMHGWALASLTLAFMSICLVLAIDNTILATAIPSITSDFKSLNDIGWYGSSYLIAQMALLPTCGRFYAFYNIKWVYCISLAVFEIGSIFAAVAPNSMTLIIGRAISGLGAAGLVSGTTTILSYCVSLKKQAMLSPIVLGMYNIGSAIGPLVGGSITDNKVLTWRFIFWINLPFGAVGLVLIWFTLRKPPPAVKGDLPWDQKLRQLDLPGATLLLGATVCLNLALQWGGIVYPWSDAEVFGCLIGFGLLLIAFLGLQSRGKENANIPLRIFRSRTVSASCSFMMLVQVAIVVHSYFWPIYFQSVRGTNARDSGINLLPLIVSNSLGTLCAGSLASRFGHYVPFMWVGPLVLAAGGGLYQLVRADSPLGQWVGFQILSGVGYGICSQMPILAVQVVLNKPDIPTGLVMIMFFQMLGGALAPSVGQNLFTDGLLKNLSKMHGIDGAAVVAAGASGFREIVPPELMNAVVDAFNSALRNVFWVALATPVLAWITSLAMEWRQLPYSKGQITRTPAEEAGEK, from the exons ATGGGTAATCAACCCATTGTAAAGGGTAATTATGTTCCTCATTGCGGCGCCTCGGAAACCTCGCCTTTCTATATGTTACCAGACTTCAAACCCACCAGTTCACCACTCCCTTTTTCCAAACGCTTGCTACCCAAGAATCTCCAGAACAGCATGATGGAGGTTGCTTCCGAGACTACGCATCCCGCTGGGGTAAACACAGACATGACAGACACAACTGAAGCACAGACAGCAATTAGATATATGCATGGATGGGCTCTTGCTTCATTGACCCTGGCTTTTATGTCTATCTGCCTTGTGCTAGCTATTGATAATACCATTCTAG CTACGGCGATACCCAGTATCACCAGCGACTTCAAAAGCCTTAATGATATCGGTTGGTATGGATCTTCCTACTTGATCGCGCAGATGGCACTGCTACCTACCTGCGGCCGCTTCTACGCattctataatattaaatGGGTGTATTGCATCTCGCTGGCCGTCTTCGAAATCGGCTCCATCTTCGCGGCAGTGGCTCCAAATTCGATGACGCTCATCATAGGGCGAGCAATCTCTGGCCTCGGCGCTGCTGGTTTGGTCAGCGGGACGACAACTATCCTGTCATATTGCGTGTCTCTGAAAAAGCAAGCGATGCTGTCTCCAATCGTCCTGGGCATGTACAACATAGGTTCTGCTATTGGACCACTCGTGGGCGGTTCGATAACCGATAACAAGGTCTTGACTTGGCGGTTTATTTTCTGGATCAATCTCC CTTTCGGAGCGGTTGGGTTGGTTCTGATCTGGTTCACCCTAAGGAAACCTCCACCTGCAGTAAAAGGGGACCTACCCTGGGACCAGAAGCTACGTCAACTTGACCTTCCTGGAGCTACTTTGCTGCTCGGTGCAACAGTGTGTTTGAACTTGGCATTGCAGTGGGGTGGCATCGTCTACCCATGGTCTGATGCCGAGGTGTTCGGCTGCCTGATCGGGTTCGGTCTACTCCTGATTGCCTTCTTAGGCTTGCAATCCcgaggcaaagaaaa CGCTAATATCCCTCTTCGCATCTTTCGAAGTCGTACTGTATCAGCATCATGCAGCTTCATGATGCTCGTCCAGGTGGCTATAGTTGTGCACTCGTACTTTTGGCCCATATACTTTCAGTCGGTCAGGGGCACCAATGCCAGAGACTCGGGGATCAACCTGCTCCCATTGATCGTGTCGAACAGCCTCGGTACGCTCTGCGCGGGCTCTCTAGCGTCGAGATTCGGGCACTATGTACCGTTTATGTGGGTCGGACCTCTCGTCCTAGCTGCTGGAGGGGGTCTATATCAACTAGTCCGGGCCGACAGTCCGCTCGGACAGTGGGTAGGGTTCCAAATCCTGTCAGGGGTTGGTTATGGCATCTGTAGCCAGATGCCGATCTTGGCTGTACAGGTTGTCCTCAACAAGCCAGATATACCAACGGGCCTTGTCATGATTATGTTTTTCCAGATGCTTGGGGGCGCACTGGCTCCTAGCGTTGGGCAGAACCTCTTCACTGATGGGCTTCTGAAAAATCTCAGCAAGATGCATGGTATAGATGGTGCAGCTGTGGTGGCGGCTGGCGCAAGCGGATTCAGGGAGatagttcctccagagcTGATGAATGCCGTCGTGGATGCGTTTAATTCTGCTTTAAGAAACGTGTTCTGGGTGGCGCTTGCTACGCCAGTCCTTGCTTGGATCACAAGCTTGGCAATGGAGTGGAGGCAATTGCCTTACTCTAAGGGACAAATTACCCGAACTCCAGCCGAGGAGGCCGGGGAGAAGTAG